In Sporosarcina psychrophila, a genomic segment contains:
- a CDS encoding DMT family transporter, whose product MNTDWVKVIIAAFFEVFWVIGLKHANDFWTWTGTIIAIIVSFYLMIMAGKKLPVGTVYTVFVGLGTAGTVFSDIIFFDEPFKLAKVLLILVLLGGVVGLKLVTQDSDKEGAES is encoded by the coding sequence ATGAATACAGATTGGGTTAAAGTAATAATCGCTGCTTTTTTCGAAGTTTTTTGGGTTATTGGATTAAAACATGCAAATGACTTTTGGACTTGGACTGGAACAATTATTGCTATTATCGTTAGTTTTTATTTAATGATTATGGCTGGAAAAAAACTACCTGTTGGAACTGTCTATACGGTTTTTGTTGGACTAGGTACAGCAGGAACAGTTTTTTCCGACATCATATTTTTTGATGAACCATTTAAATTAGCAAAAGTGCTTTTAATTTTGGTTTTATTAGGTGGAGTCGTTGGTTTGAAATTAGTGACTCAAGATAGCGATAAAGAAGGAGCTGAATCTTAA
- a CDS encoding DMT family transporter, with amino-acid sequence MAWVSLIVAGLFEMFGVVMISKLHKDRNWQSVLFLTLAFGASFVFLAYSMKTLPMGTAYAIWTGIGASGGAILGMLLYGESKDWRRLIFIGMVLGAAIGLKLVS; translated from the coding sequence ATGGCGTGGGTTTCTTTGATTGTTGCAGGTTTATTTGAAATGTTTGGTGTTGTAATGATAAGTAAATTGCATAAAGACCGTAATTGGCAATCGGTGCTATTTCTAACTCTCGCGTTTGGTGCTAGTTTTGTGTTTCTTGCTTATTCAATGAAAACACTTCCTATGGGTACGGCTTATGCAATTTGGACAGGAATTGGTGCGTCTGGTGGAGCAATTTTAGGTATGCTTTTATATGGTGAATCAAAAGATTGGAGAAGACTTATTTTTATAGGCATGGTCTTAGGTGCTGCAATAGGTCTAAAACTCGTCTCATGA
- a CDS encoding general stress protein, with protein sequence MVTRHVVGYYDTETEAIAAIEDLKRQGYVSDDISVMSKHTANADVIAEETGTYAADGAATGAATGGILGGLGGVLAGIGALAIPGIGPIIAAGPIVAGITGAAAGAGVGGLAGALIGMGIPEEEANRYNDYFNEGKILVLLDGDYSRPNDRFPPIV encoded by the coding sequence ATGGTAACACGACATGTAGTTGGCTATTATGATACAGAAACTGAAGCAATCGCGGCAATTGAAGATTTAAAAAGACAAGGATATGTGTCAGATGACATATCTGTTATGAGTAAACATACAGCAAATGCGGATGTTATTGCAGAAGAAACAGGAACATATGCAGCAGATGGTGCAGCCACAGGGGCAGCAACTGGCGGAATTCTAGGAGGACTTGGCGGCGTGCTCGCGGGAATCGGTGCACTCGCAATACCAGGAATTGGCCCAATCATCGCAGCTGGCCCAATTGTAGCAGGCATTACTGGCGCAGCTGCCGGAGCGGGAGTTGGCGGACTAGCCGGAGCACTTATCGGCATGGGTATCCCTGAAGAAGAAGCGAACCGCTACAACGATTACTTCAATGAAGGAAAAATCCTGGTCCTTCTTGATGGTGACTATTCAAGACCGAATGATCGATTTCCCCCAATCGTCTAA
- a CDS encoding S8 family serine peptidase has protein sequence MKRGNFTKFFSAFLALAMVLSLLSPFTASANAEKAKPFKPDNHSESIMQQKAAIAEQLNLLDGGSKLHKDLQGLTGNGQVAVIVHLSEKPVALEQGIKELAGKTFTSAEATAVKKKVKTQQTAMKKEMQVKNINFTEKFAYDTVLNGFSATVQAGDLEKLLAIKGVTLIEPDTEVHAFEAPVSSGTVDANMNTSISFLGIERLWAEGIEGQGIKVAVLDTGIDKDHPDFAGIYKGGKNFIPNSATYTRTRADNDASETSPVERPAGTPEFSATGSAFYTSHGTHVAGTIAAIGANPYGVKGIAPKVDLYAYRVLGAYGSGSTSGIIAAIEESVKQKMDVINLSLGGGANSETDGGSFAINNAMMAGTISVIATGNSGPKRGTMGTPSTARLGIAVGNTTNPEANFDSNVHVTVGDYQLSKTINLMGTTFGADLATQLSGEYEVLAVPGMGTKADYNGLDVNGKVALVSRGDIAFVDKIAVAKEAGAIAILIHNFTGGSNAPNASGTFLGDAFEFIPSYDLSQTDGDAIRAALKGGQGTVTFANFNKTMTIGDNVNDSSSRGPSTPNFDIKPDVSAPGTNIMSTIPMYKADFPAASYEEAFTRKTGTSMATPHIAGIAALVKQANPGWNAFDVKVALSNSAKILDTTKYDVMSQGAGRVQAYAAAHPTILAYAMDEAVLDTSGEIVDNIKGTVTFGPQSIKEKNISVTKDILVKDMKGNGGNYNVTVDVTKSFEDAKVTVDKSAFTLNGEQLLTVTLTASKKANAPPGSEILGYIHINGEGTEVSLPFAAEFGGAPASAFENFAITETDLSFNNDGIKDSAVLSFKLTGDVTTNYIELWDIMDPEGGEYGDGYIGYLHAGTSLAAGSYTLNVAGNYKPWTEGAAQTTIPDGLYTIDFTGQTVSGEPAILSGYVGPVVVKSEAGTIEGALKGTAATGKIIDKYIDYQAELVNYDLGYDVNTKLKASYEVMENDTVKSSGPVKLAQDGSFTIDVGTLTKDNSVKVKYVDAAGNAAEKVLVDDGTGVKYSVDKEELALQVGGTENLTVTETTTKADGTKEDKNVTAEATFVSADEKIVTVKNGAVTAVAAGKTAITVSYKEFTATIAVEVAAKDGQDQVTYSVSKTNLTIGVGQQEQLFVTQKTTKADGSVVEKDVTGTVNYDVVNSDIAKFEKGLITALAAGKTQARVMVPGQEDMYVYLEVTAAPQDQVTYSVSKKNLTIGVGQSEQFYVTQTTTKADGTVTEKDVTGNGSYNAVNNKVATVKKGLVTALAEGQTQVRVMIPNEEAIYVYVEVVKLPQDIITYKVNKTNVKMNVGDQLQLKVTETTLTPKGQTSKKDVTATTSFKVVNNKIAKVQKGLVTAITGGQTQVLVTIPDQDPILVYLNVKGDVITYSVDKNSVALKAGATEQLTVIEKTTKADGSVTEKNVTADSKFKSANSKVVTLSKGLVTAVGPGETAISVTHSDFTTTVTAIVEQDVITYSVDKNSVVLKAGATEQLTVIEKTTKADGSVTEKNVIADSKFKSANSKVVTLSKGLVTAVGPGETVITVSHPNFTTTVTAIVEQDVIITTELITNPAALELVVGESSRISVQSIETKNGEATSTDVTEIAAYSGFDSTVIDVQQGQIIAVGAGETTITASYGNDVATIFVKVEMVSVPEAPEVPESPGAQKYSVSEAEIAAYVNDKQAKEIFIALPENGEEIAIEFNSTILNTIVNAKKGLFVTRGETSFFFSKKAVEKLMQQAGGDATITLSEANASSIADAISENFIVNLEGGTGDNRFALNQFNEKIEIVLPIDASKVIKNNKIAVRDLHSTNTIKAKYNNGVLEFTATGPGSFVVINTSTANHAGNFVAISY, from the coding sequence TTGAAGAGGGGTAATTTCACTAAATTTTTCAGCGCATTTTTAGCTCTTGCAATGGTGCTTTCACTACTATCGCCATTCACTGCATCGGCAAATGCAGAAAAGGCAAAACCATTCAAGCCGGATAATCACAGCGAAAGCATTATGCAACAGAAAGCAGCTATCGCCGAACAATTAAATCTGTTGGATGGTGGTTCCAAGTTACACAAAGACTTACAAGGGTTAACTGGAAATGGACAAGTCGCAGTTATTGTTCATTTATCCGAAAAGCCAGTTGCACTTGAACAGGGGATTAAAGAGTTAGCGGGGAAAACATTCACTTCTGCAGAAGCAACGGCAGTGAAAAAGAAAGTGAAAACGCAACAGACAGCTATGAAAAAAGAGATGCAAGTGAAAAACATTAATTTTACTGAGAAATTCGCGTACGATACTGTACTAAATGGTTTTTCTGCGACTGTACAAGCAGGAGATCTTGAAAAGTTACTAGCTATTAAAGGTGTTACATTAATTGAACCGGATACTGAAGTGCATGCATTTGAAGCTCCAGTTTCATCTGGAACAGTAGATGCGAATATGAACACCAGCATTTCATTCCTAGGAATTGAAAGGCTTTGGGCTGAAGGAATTGAAGGACAAGGGATTAAAGTCGCTGTACTTGATACAGGAATTGACAAAGATCACCCTGACTTTGCTGGTATTTATAAAGGCGGAAAGAACTTCATTCCAAATTCTGCTACTTATACAAGAACCCGTGCAGATAATGATGCATCGGAAACGTCACCTGTTGAACGACCAGCGGGAACACCTGAATTTAGCGCAACTGGAAGCGCTTTCTACACATCACATGGTACGCACGTGGCAGGAACAATTGCTGCAATCGGGGCGAATCCGTACGGGGTTAAAGGGATTGCACCGAAAGTAGATCTTTACGCATACCGCGTTCTGGGAGCTTACGGTAGCGGATCTACTTCGGGAATCATCGCTGCAATTGAAGAATCAGTCAAACAAAAGATGGATGTTATCAATCTTTCACTTGGTGGGGGAGCAAATTCTGAAACTGACGGAGGTTCATTTGCCATCAATAATGCGATGATGGCCGGAACGATTTCCGTAATCGCAACAGGAAACTCGGGTCCGAAACGTGGAACGATGGGTACACCGTCGACAGCACGTCTTGGAATTGCAGTTGGCAACACAACGAATCCTGAAGCGAATTTTGACAGCAATGTACATGTAACAGTCGGAGACTATCAATTATCAAAAACCATCAACTTAATGGGAACTACATTTGGAGCAGATTTAGCAACGCAATTGTCGGGTGAATATGAAGTCCTAGCAGTACCTGGAATGGGTACTAAAGCTGACTATAACGGACTCGACGTTAACGGGAAAGTAGCACTTGTCTCCCGAGGAGATATTGCATTCGTCGACAAAATTGCCGTCGCAAAAGAAGCAGGCGCAATTGCAATTCTTATCCATAACTTTACAGGCGGTTCAAATGCACCGAACGCTTCTGGAACATTCTTAGGAGATGCATTTGAATTCATCCCATCTTATGATTTGTCACAAACAGACGGAGATGCAATTCGTGCAGCTCTTAAAGGTGGTCAAGGAACTGTAACGTTCGCTAATTTCAATAAAACAATGACAATTGGAGATAATGTCAACGATTCCAGTTCACGTGGGCCGTCGACTCCAAACTTTGATATCAAACCAGACGTTAGTGCGCCTGGAACGAATATCATGTCAACAATTCCAATGTACAAAGCAGATTTTCCAGCTGCAAGTTATGAAGAAGCTTTCACACGTAAAACAGGTACATCAATGGCAACACCGCATATTGCAGGAATTGCAGCACTTGTTAAGCAAGCAAATCCAGGTTGGAATGCTTTTGACGTGAAAGTCGCGCTATCCAACAGCGCAAAAATTTTAGATACGACCAAATACGATGTCATGTCTCAAGGTGCAGGACGTGTGCAAGCTTATGCAGCAGCGCATCCGACTATCCTTGCATATGCAATGGATGAGGCAGTGTTGGATACAAGCGGTGAAATTGTCGACAATATTAAAGGGACAGTCACTTTCGGTCCTCAATCAATCAAAGAAAAAAACATTTCCGTTACAAAAGACATTCTTGTAAAAGATATGAAAGGTAACGGAGGAAATTATAATGTAACCGTCGATGTTACGAAATCATTCGAAGATGCAAAAGTGACCGTCGACAAATCAGCATTCACATTGAATGGCGAGCAATTGTTAACAGTTACATTAACGGCTTCGAAAAAAGCAAACGCACCACCAGGTTCCGAAATTCTGGGCTATATTCACATTAACGGTGAGGGTACTGAAGTTTCATTACCATTCGCAGCAGAGTTTGGCGGAGCACCGGCATCTGCATTTGAAAACTTCGCAATCACGGAAACAGATCTTTCATTCAACAATGACGGTATAAAAGACTCGGCTGTTCTGTCATTTAAACTGACAGGCGATGTCACAACAAATTACATCGAACTATGGGATATCATGGATCCTGAAGGTGGAGAATATGGAGACGGCTATATCGGCTACTTACATGCAGGTACTTCGCTCGCAGCCGGTTCTTACACGCTTAACGTGGCAGGAAATTACAAACCTTGGACTGAAGGTGCAGCTCAAACAACAATTCCTGATGGACTCTACACAATTGACTTCACTGGACAAACAGTTTCAGGCGAACCAGCAATTCTTAGTGGCTACGTTGGTCCGGTCGTCGTGAAATCTGAAGCCGGTACAATTGAAGGAGCACTTAAAGGTACAGCTGCAACAGGTAAAATCATTGACAAGTATATTGACTACCAAGCTGAACTTGTAAACTATGATTTAGGTTATGACGTAAATACGAAACTCAAAGCAAGTTACGAAGTGATGGAAAACGACACGGTGAAATCGTCCGGTCCTGTTAAATTAGCACAAGACGGATCATTTACAATCGACGTTGGTACGTTAACAAAAGATAACAGTGTCAAAGTGAAATATGTTGACGCTGCAGGCAATGCCGCAGAAAAAGTACTAGTCGATGATGGAACCGGCGTCAAGTATTCTGTGGATAAAGAAGAACTAGCACTGCAAGTAGGCGGTACAGAAAACCTAACAGTAACTGAAACAACAACAAAAGCGGACGGAACAAAAGAAGACAAAAATGTCACAGCAGAAGCAACATTCGTGTCTGCTGATGAAAAAATTGTAACAGTTAAAAATGGTGCAGTAACAGCAGTCGCCGCAGGTAAAACAGCAATCACAGTAAGCTACAAAGAATTCACAGCAACAATCGCAGTCGAAGTGGCAGCGAAAGATGGTCAAGACCAAGTTACGTATTCTGTAAGCAAAACGAATCTTACAATAGGCGTTGGTCAACAAGAACAACTCTTCGTCACACAAAAAACGACAAAGGCTGATGGTTCAGTCGTTGAAAAAGACGTAACAGGAACAGTGAATTATGATGTCGTCAACAGCGATATTGCAAAATTCGAGAAAGGTCTCATCACAGCACTTGCGGCAGGTAAAACGCAAGCACGCGTCATGGTTCCAGGACAAGAAGATATGTACGTTTACCTTGAAGTGACAGCAGCACCGCAAGATCAGGTTACTTATTCAGTTAGTAAAAAGAACCTAACAATCGGTGTTGGCCAATCAGAACAATTTTACGTCACCCAAACGACGACAAAAGCGGATGGCACAGTCACTGAAAAAGACGTCACAGGAAATGGCAGCTACAATGCAGTCAACAATAAAGTTGCTACAGTCAAAAAAGGACTCGTAACAGCACTTGCAGAAGGCCAAACACAAGTCCGTGTTATGATTCCAAACGAGGAAGCCATCTACGTTTACGTTGAGGTAGTGAAACTTCCTCAGGATATCATTACGTACAAAGTGAATAAAACAAATGTGAAAATGAATGTCGGCGACCAATTACAGTTGAAAGTGACAGAAACAACGCTGACTCCGAAAGGACAAACGAGCAAAAAAGACGTCACAGCAACAACTTCATTCAAAGTCGTCAACAATAAAATTGCAAAAGTTCAAAAAGGTCTAGTCACAGCGATTACAGGAGGTCAAACACAAGTACTTGTCACAATCCCAGATCAGGATCCAATCCTTGTCTACCTGAACGTGAAAGGCGACGTAATCACCTATTCAGTCGATAAAAACAGCGTCGCACTTAAAGCAGGCGCAACTGAACAATTAACAGTAATAGAAAAAACAACAAAAGCTGACGGCTCTGTCACAGAGAAAAACGTGACAGCAGATTCTAAATTTAAATCTGCGAATTCTAAAGTCGTCACATTAAGTAAAGGGTTAGTCACAGCAGTCGGACCAGGCGAAACGGCCATCTCTGTCACACACTCGGACTTTACAACGACAGTCACAGCGATTGTCGAGCAAGACGTAATCACCTATTCAGTCGATAAAAACAGCGTCGTACTTAAAGCAGGCGCAACTGAACAATTAACAGTAATAGAAAAAACAACAAAAGCTGACGGCTCTGTCACAGAGAAAAACGTGATAGCAGATTCTAAATTTAAATCTGCGAATTCTAAAGTCGTCACATTAAGTAAAGGGTTAGTCACAGCAGTCGGACCAGGCGAAACGGTCATTACAGTTTCACACCCGAACTTCACAACGACAGTCACAGCGATTGTCGAACAAGACGTAATAATCACAACAGAATTGATCACAAACCCAGCAGCACTTGAATTGGTAGTCGGGGAATCTTCTCGCATTTCAGTTCAATCGATTGAAACGAAAAATGGTGAGGCGACATCGACAGACGTGACAGAAATTGCTGCATATAGCGGGTTCGATTCAACTGTCATCGATGTTCAGCAAGGCCAAATCATTGCAGTCGGCGCTGGTGAAACAACAATCACAGCTTCTTATGGCAATGACGTTGCAACCATTTTCGTCAAAGTCGAAATGGTTTCAGTACCGGAAGCGCCTGAGGTACCTGAGTCACCAGGAGCTCAGAAATATAGTGTTTCAGAAGCAGAAATTGCAGCTTATGTGAACGATAAACAGGCAAAAGAAATCTTCATTGCACTACCTGAAAATGGAGAGGAAATCGCAATCGAATTCAACTCAACAATCCTAAATACAATCGTTAATGCTAAGAAAGGCTTATTCGTCACTAGAGGCGAAACGTCATTCTTCTTCTCGAAAAAAGCAGTCGAGAAACTTATGCAACAAGCTGGCGGTGATGCTACAATCACGTTAAGCGAAGCAAATGCATCTTCTATAGCAGATGCAATTTCAGAAAACTTTATCGTTAATCTTGAGGGCGGTACTGGCGATAATCGATTTGCGTTGAATCAATTCAATGAGAAAATCGAAATCGTTCTCCCGATAGACGCGTCTAAAGTGATTAAGAACAACAAAATAGCGGTACGAGATCTACATTCAACTAACACAATAAAAGCGAAATACAACAATGGAGTACTTGAATTCACAGCGACTGGTCCAGGTAGTTTCGTTGTGATCAATACTTCCACAGCGAACCACGCGGGTAACTTTGTCGCTATCAGCTATTAA
- a CDS encoding PolC-type DNA polymerase III: protein MTSWNTEAIELLERKPKQQNWGARRAAKDKKYKSSSQLVNDYIVLDFETTGLRAGADKIIQIGAIRYVNHEVKDMFNTFINPFRHIPETVTRLTGISNETVELAPSINQKIEELLEFIGDLPIIAHNASFDMGFLYALDNIDGISIPEYIVIDTVKLARKKITEAPNHKLTTLTEFLQLEHDAHDAIGDCVATAAIYQYCVKKHF from the coding sequence ATGACAAGCTGGAATACAGAAGCGATCGAATTACTTGAAAGGAAACCGAAGCAACAAAATTGGGGAGCAAGAAGAGCCGCAAAAGATAAGAAATATAAATCATCCTCCCAATTAGTGAATGATTACATCGTACTCGATTTTGAAACGACGGGTTTGCGTGCAGGCGCTGATAAAATCATTCAAATTGGTGCCATTAGGTATGTAAATCATGAAGTGAAAGACATGTTTAATACGTTCATCAACCCCTTCCGTCATATCCCAGAGACAGTTACACGACTTACAGGCATTTCAAACGAAACAGTTGAATTGGCACCGAGTATCAATCAAAAAATTGAAGAACTACTCGAATTCATCGGAGATTTACCAATCATTGCTCACAATGCATCGTTTGATATGGGTTTCCTTTATGCACTCGACAACATCGATGGCATAAGCATTCCCGAGTATATCGTCATCGATACCGTCAAACTAGCTAGAAAAAAAATCACCGAAGCCCCCAACCATAAACTAACCACATTGACAGAATTTCTACAGCTCGAACACGATGCCCATGATGCCATCGGCGATTGTGTGGCAACAGCAGCCATTTATCAATATTGCGTGAAAAAGCATTTTTAA
- a CDS encoding nuclease-related domain-containing protein: MIYKQRSMPKILIGLSALMPRLQPSHAEMLRVREDFRIRKAGYGGEQHFDKHLLEFKPHYPHAILHDVCLKQNGVYFQMDSVLITPAFILIIEVKNIAGKIIVKSNPTQFIQESPTGERKVLSNPIAELNRKQLFLNEWLKQRKIDIPISGLVTFAFTNELIFENVPETKITFTNETPTYLYSLSIDKEIISKDTIRKLAFELRNNHQEYDPFPLTKLMNISPIDILPGVICPACNTRGMRWKPRKWACPTCNHTGPDCHIAALADWRCLMGDRITNREFRSFMLLNDRQVTTRFLARSGLSHEGKGKGSFYVMNEKTNKHESALHEL, encoded by the coding sequence TTGATTTATAAACAAAGATCAATGCCGAAAATACTAATTGGATTAAGTGCATTAATGCCCCGATTACAGCCGTCACATGCCGAAATGCTTAGAGTCAGAGAGGACTTTCGAATACGAAAAGCAGGCTATGGTGGGGAGCAACACTTTGACAAGCATCTACTAGAATTCAAACCCCATTATCCACACGCTATCTTGCACGACGTCTGCTTGAAACAGAACGGCGTTTATTTTCAGATGGATTCGGTACTTATTACGCCAGCTTTCATTCTTATTATCGAGGTGAAAAACATTGCTGGGAAAATTATCGTGAAATCAAACCCCACACAGTTCATCCAGGAATCCCCGACAGGTGAACGAAAAGTGTTGAGCAACCCCATCGCTGAGCTCAATCGCAAGCAATTATTTCTCAATGAATGGCTCAAGCAAAGGAAAATCGATATCCCGATTAGCGGACTTGTTACTTTCGCATTCACCAATGAGTTAATCTTCGAAAACGTTCCCGAAACTAAAATCACATTCACCAATGAAACTCCGACTTATTTGTATTCCTTATCCATCGATAAAGAAATCATAAGCAAAGATACTATACGGAAATTGGCATTCGAATTAAGAAATAACCATCAAGAATATGATCCTTTCCCGTTAACCAAATTGATGAATATATCCCCAATTGATATTTTACCCGGAGTCATTTGTCCGGCATGCAACACTAGAGGGATGAGGTGGAAGCCAAGAAAATGGGCATGTCCAACGTGTAATCATACTGGACCTGACTGTCATATTGCGGCGCTTGCAGATTGGAGATGTCTCATGGGCGACCGGATAACTAACAGGGAATTCAGAAGTTTCATGCTGCTAAATGACAGACAAGTAACAACGAGATTTCTTGCCCGATCCGGACTATCACACGAAGGAAAGGGGAAAGGTAGTTTCTATGTCATGAATGAAAAGACAAATAAGCATGAGTCAGCGCTTCATGAACTTTGA
- a CDS encoding efflux RND transporter periplasmic adaptor subunit, with protein sequence MNKVTNIAIAVAISAFLAVNFYLLFSDKSVITKSVYVERYERMTSSDHREELAKEGFVAPEETYTVYVGNDDTVDSWLVKEGDPVTVGEEIAILQTERAEGQRAVWEAEREALQQQTSSVRSMISGLESEREEAQSDSSSNVNRKDNVSENTTDKKVEVGLNVDVQVDVKQDGSFAQAIAAAEQDLAEIERQQTVVEAQLSQNPGRPALISPVDGIVSKVTRTGSTLSVDIFSSQKVIVTYAKNDEWQKIRNGDQVLIQGDSIENAVEGTVLSVSEAPAIDNEWLQAYKELDKTKVKNPLAYYEVRILTDATDQSVPFGTNVNAIVIVNEALDVTSVKEKWLHDLYKETAYAWIIDNEGRAKQVAIATPFTWETRAVVSQGLNLGDVVVYEPELATYGYSPTVFMSLPTELPSKKQWRAFGWKNYVKYILIR encoded by the coding sequence GTGAATAAAGTGACGAATATTGCTATCGCTGTCGCAATCAGTGCATTTCTAGCAGTGAATTTTTATCTGCTATTTTCCGATAAAAGCGTCATCACCAAATCAGTATATGTCGAACGCTATGAACGTATGACAAGCAGTGATCACCGAGAGGAGCTCGCTAAAGAAGGCTTTGTTGCTCCCGAAGAAACCTATACAGTATACGTCGGTAATGACGATACGGTAGATTCGTGGCTAGTTAAAGAAGGCGATCCCGTTACAGTGGGGGAAGAAATTGCTATTCTACAAACAGAACGTGCAGAAGGACAGCGCGCTGTTTGGGAAGCCGAACGCGAGGCTCTTCAACAACAGACATCATCTGTTCGAAGCATGATATCAGGTCTTGAGTCTGAGCGGGAGGAAGCTCAATCGGATAGTTCTTCGAATGTGAATCGCAAAGATAACGTGTCGGAAAATACAACCGACAAAAAAGTGGAAGTAGGACTGAATGTTGATGTCCAGGTAGATGTGAAGCAGGACGGATCATTTGCACAGGCAATCGCAGCGGCTGAACAGGATCTTGCAGAAATTGAACGCCAACAAACAGTTGTTGAGGCGCAATTATCACAAAATCCAGGAAGACCTGCTCTAATTAGCCCTGTTGACGGTATAGTTTCTAAAGTAACGCGTACCGGTTCCACGCTGTCAGTTGATATTTTCAGCTCACAAAAAGTGATTGTCACATATGCAAAAAATGACGAGTGGCAAAAAATCCGAAATGGTGATCAGGTCTTAATCCAAGGGGATAGCATCGAAAATGCGGTAGAAGGAACGGTTCTTTCTGTTTCCGAGGCACCTGCAATCGACAACGAATGGCTCCAAGCCTACAAAGAACTCGACAAAACCAAAGTGAAGAATCCACTTGCTTATTATGAAGTACGAATTTTGACGGATGCTACTGATCAATCGGTGCCATTTGGAACAAATGTCAATGCAATCGTTATTGTCAATGAAGCGCTGGATGTCACTTCAGTGAAAGAAAAGTGGCTTCATGACTTGTACAAAGAAACGGCGTATGCATGGATAATTGATAATGAAGGTCGTGCTAAACAAGTGGCCATTGCGACACCGTTCACATGGGAAACTCGAGCGGTCGTGTCGCAAGGTCTCAATCTTGGAGATGTAGTTGTTTATGAACCTGAACTTGCTACGTATGGATATTCACCTACGGTATTCATGTCATTGCCTACAGAGTTGCCTTCAAAAAAACAATGGAGAGCATTCGGGTGGAAAAATTACGTGAAATATATACTTATAAGATGA
- a CDS encoding polysaccharide deacetylase family protein — MRKNVWAICTALVISLVYGTIVGEAEVKKPTHYIGLHDRLLDFKDVQVIDNDMKIPLSEITKVLYIPVEKEEGITYLRKRGTVISYDASTKLTSKDGVELSWTPIVDVNGTLFISAKYIAKVTGFKVEYIQKMKTLRIYRDDYEHMSHVDYEKHVKQLLDKKQPAKPPVKPEKPGAKSETTIYLTFDDGPNKFTTINNATLKKYNVHGTFFFLGKHMKKNEDIVKTVAGDGNYIGTHSMTHDKDKVYKSTKSFIDEMTEGTKLINKMTGIDAKLLRVPYGSKPHVTPAMKKELNQYNYKMWDWDVDSNDWKYTDKEADKIIKNVRDGVDKANKSGDRNIIVLLHDRSQTAKVLPEIIEWLQKEGYTIKTYEPEHHIIQNFLSDTTL, encoded by the coding sequence GTGAGGAAAAATGTGTGGGCCATCTGTACAGCATTAGTTATAAGTTTAGTTTACGGCACAATTGTAGGCGAGGCAGAGGTGAAAAAGCCGACACATTACATAGGACTTCATGATCGATTATTGGACTTTAAAGACGTCCAGGTCATCGATAACGATATGAAGATCCCACTTAGCGAAATCACAAAAGTACTCTACATCCCAGTAGAAAAAGAAGAAGGCATCACTTATCTTCGAAAAAGAGGCACCGTTATCAGCTATGATGCTTCAACAAAATTGACATCGAAAGACGGTGTGGAACTCAGTTGGACTCCAATCGTCGACGTTAACGGCACGCTTTTCATTAGCGCAAAATACATCGCAAAAGTGACGGGATTCAAAGTAGAATACATCCAAAAAATGAAAACGTTGCGTATTTATCGTGATGACTACGAGCATATGAGCCATGTAGATTACGAAAAACATGTTAAACAATTGTTGGATAAAAAACAGCCGGCCAAACCACCAGTTAAGCCAGAAAAGCCCGGAGCGAAATCCGAAACAACAATCTACTTGACCTTTGATGACGGCCCCAATAAATTCACAACAATCAACAACGCAACACTGAAAAAATATAACGTCCACGGTACATTCTTCTTCCTAGGAAAACACATGAAAAAAAACGAGGACATCGTTAAAACAGTGGCTGGCGATGGTAACTACATCGGCACGCACAGCATGACACACGACAAAGACAAAGTATATAAATCCACCAAATCATTCATCGATGAAATGACCGAAGGAACCAAACTCATCAACAAAATGACCGGCATCGATGCTAAACTACTCCGTGTTCCATACGGTAGCAAACCGCACGTCACACCGGCCATGAAAAAAGAGCTCAACCAATACAACTACAAAATGTGGGACTGGGACGTCGACTCCAATGACTGGAAATACACCGACAAAGAAGCTGACAAAATCATTAAAAACGTCCGTGACGGTGTCGATAAAGCCAATAAATCCGGCGACCGTAACATCATCGTCCTGCTACACGACCGCAGTCAAACAGCAAAAGTTCTCCCAGAAATCATCGAATGGCTACAAAAAGAAGGCTATACCATCAAAACATACGAACCCGAGCACCACATCATCCAAAACTTCTTAAGCGACACCACATTATAA